A single genomic interval of Saccharospirillum mangrovi harbors:
- the rpmF gene encoding 50S ribosomal protein L32, translating into MAVQQNKKTRSRRGMRRAHDSLKGTALTVDPTTGETHRRHHVSPDGFYKGRKVIADADGE; encoded by the coding sequence ATGGCAGTTCAGCAGAACAAAAAGACTCGTTCCCGCCGCGGAATGCGTCGTGCACACGATTCACTGAAGGGCACCGCTCTGACAGTTGATCCGACTACCGGTGAAACGCATCGTCGTCACCACGTTTCTCCGGATGGTTTCTACAAAGGCCGTAAGGTCATTGCGGACGCCGACGGCGAATAA